The following coding sequences are from one Natrarchaeobius halalkaliphilus window:
- a CDS encoding enoyl-CoA hydratase-related protein, with product MEYEYIELSVEDDVGKITLDRAEKRNAIVPELALEVTDALERIEDEIRVLVLEGNGSAFCAGMDLEKRFYETRQEGPRAFYEAGRKTGSMFTTLFDYNRPTVAKIDGWTFGAGYCLQAVCDFAVTTEESVFGLSEINFGIIPGGGAMWAAVNTMNRRKALYYTSTGESFTGATAEELGAVTTAVPEDKLEETTDELIESLAEKNPIAMQFNTAVLERVRYMDFHEALDYERGKSEEMKYYQQDEWVDEGIGQFKEREYKPGLESYDEQSEDSS from the coding sequence ATGGAGTACGAGTACATCGAACTATCTGTTGAGGACGACGTGGGAAAGATCACACTCGATCGTGCGGAAAAGCGTAACGCGATCGTTCCCGAACTCGCATTGGAAGTAACGGATGCGCTCGAGCGAATCGAAGACGAGATCAGGGTTCTCGTGTTGGAGGGGAACGGATCGGCGTTCTGTGCCGGGATGGACTTGGAAAAGCGATTCTACGAAACTCGCCAGGAAGGGCCGCGTGCGTTCTACGAGGCCGGACGGAAGACGGGATCAATGTTCACGACACTGTTCGACTACAACCGACCGACCGTCGCGAAAATCGACGGCTGGACGTTCGGTGCGGGATACTGCTTGCAGGCGGTGTGTGACTTTGCCGTGACGACCGAGGAGTCGGTTTTTGGACTCTCGGAGATCAACTTCGGTATTATTCCGGGCGGCGGCGCGATGTGGGCAGCGGTCAACACGATGAACCGCAGAAAGGCGCTCTATTACACTTCGACTGGCGAATCGTTCACCGGGGCCACGGCGGAGGAACTGGGCGCTGTGACGACCGCCGTTCCGGAGGACAAACTCGAAGAAACTACCGACGAGCTCATCGAGTCACTCGCAGAAAAGAACCCGATCGCAATGCAATTCAACACCGCTGTGCTCGAGCGTGTACGGTACATGGACTTCCACGAAGCGCTCGACTACGAACGCGGAAAGAGCGAGGAGATGAAATATTATCAGCAAGACGAGTGGGTCGACGAGGGTATCGGCCAGTTCAAGGAGCGAGAGTACAAGCCGGGTCTCGAATCGTACGACGAACAGTCCGAAGACTCCTCGTAG
- a CDS encoding ABC transporter substrate-binding protein, producing the protein MPHRTGSGRRTILKTVGAGVTVGLAGCMGNGDDDNGASDSDTSGSDDIGDEQSDDDMGGEVEIPNPLRIGHPSPAMAGYSVPTYSLFNEEMESRGVEIEPVVFNGFTAMVAGIVSGEVELGYSNPPAIINSIREGFPISSFLELNQKFSQQIIAQPDIESWEELEGAPVAAHSPQSFSALTLRATAESQLGDPEAFDLSYIAGTPNRISAMEEEEVDATTVFASAAIDVEERDIAQWFHNPNDDVAAEPLSLAQWVTTDDRLNEYEEVYRTIAEELTNSYEQAYETDPQELAEMIFDSPAEFPAYDSGDIEVWEQTIEAAQEDEMWETDMSNMLTDERVSRSIDLAERTGLIDEVIEVDDLVDRRFLE; encoded by the coding sequence ATGCCACATAGAACTGGCAGTGGGAGGCGAACCATTCTCAAAACAGTTGGTGCAGGCGTTACGGTTGGGCTTGCCGGGTGCATGGGTAACGGGGACGACGATAACGGTGCATCGGACAGCGACACGTCCGGAAGTGACGATATTGGCGATGAACAATCGGACGATGATATGGGGGGAGAAGTCGAGATTCCGAATCCGCTCCGAATCGGTCATCCGTCGCCAGCGATGGCGGGATACAGTGTTCCGACGTACTCGTTGTTCAACGAGGAGATGGAATCGCGTGGCGTTGAAATCGAACCGGTCGTGTTCAACGGCTTCACAGCGATGGTAGCCGGAATCGTGAGCGGAGAAGTCGAGCTCGGCTACTCCAATCCGCCGGCGATCATCAACTCGATCAGGGAAGGATTCCCGATTTCGTCGTTTCTGGAACTGAACCAGAAGTTTTCACAACAGATCATCGCACAACCCGACATCGAGTCCTGGGAGGAACTAGAGGGTGCTCCGGTCGCCGCCCATTCGCCACAGTCGTTCTCCGCACTCACTCTCAGAGCGACAGCAGAATCCCAGTTAGGCGACCCCGAGGCGTTCGATCTCAGCTATATCGCAGGAACACCGAACCGAATTTCGGCCATGGAAGAAGAAGAAGTCGATGCAACCACCGTGTTTGCGAGTGCAGCGATCGACGTCGAAGAACGTGATATCGCACAGTGGTTCCACAATCCCAACGACGACGTTGCCGCCGAACCGCTCTCACTCGCACAGTGGGTAACGACCGATGACAGACTCAACGAGTACGAGGAGGTGTACCGGACGATTGCCGAGGAATTGACCAATTCGTACGAGCAAGCCTACGAGACGGATCCGCAAGAGCTGGCGGAAATGATCTTCGACTCGCCGGCTGAGTTCCCTGCGTACGACTCCGGCGACATCGAGGTCTGGGAACAGACCATCGAGGCGGCGCAGGAAGACGAAATGTGGGAAACGGACATGTCGAACATGCTCACGGACGAGCGCGTCAGCCGATCGATCGATCTGGCGGAACGAACGGGACTTATCGACGAAGTGATCGAGGTAGACGACCTCGTTGACCGGCGGTTCCTCGAGTAA
- a CDS encoding class I adenylate-forming enzyme family protein codes for MGTRSTIIDSLVHASTWYPEREALVQGEQDARRAYTYGELEEESRQFANGLRDAGIEAGDRIVFLNRSVVEHAVAYFGALRAGAIPATIHFRESPSTIQSMVESVSPTALVFQPQLHETAELVLETSSTITESIVLDRLGEVPTFARPYSDVLDAPPQELPTVSSSDRAFINFSSGTTGVPKPVVHTHENIIESTHLAFFKKQIGPGDRTLKTNTPSFIAWANTTFPYVNAGATVVFLEQSDPVAILEAIDAERITSLILVPTIWKRILAEDLEQYDLESIRTAGYSGEPLDPGLFARIKAEVTPNICTMYGTTETMSSSMTLFPDDVDEDTLDSVGYPVPDTDVRIIEPDSRDPDRQVDRGDTGEIIVRGPSVAEEIWNDPERTRATFHEDGWLFTGDLGYVGEDRLLYLRGRHDNMIISGGINIYPEKVNEVLGSWDEIADSAVIGVPHDTWGETVTAIVVPRDESVTEEDVKSVCAESPDLADYQQPRLVRFVDELPKTGTSKIDYAALRERFAE; via the coding sequence ATGGGAACGAGATCGACCATCATCGACTCTCTGGTCCACGCGTCGACGTGGTATCCGGAGCGCGAAGCACTGGTTCAAGGGGAACAGGACGCTCGGCGTGCATACACGTATGGAGAACTCGAGGAGGAGAGTCGACAGTTTGCGAACGGGCTCCGAGATGCTGGTATCGAGGCCGGCGATCGAATCGTCTTTCTGAACCGAAGCGTCGTCGAGCACGCGGTTGCGTACTTCGGTGCCTTGCGTGCGGGGGCGATTCCGGCAACGATACACTTTCGAGAGTCTCCATCGACGATCCAATCGATGGTGGAGTCGGTTTCTCCGACGGCACTCGTGTTCCAGCCACAGCTACACGAAACGGCTGAACTCGTCCTGGAGACGTCGTCGACGATCACCGAATCGATCGTACTCGATCGGCTTGGAGAGGTTCCCACCTTCGCCAGACCGTACTCCGACGTTCTCGATGCACCTCCACAGGAGCTGCCGACCGTTTCCTCGTCGGATCGGGCGTTCATCAATTTCTCGTCCGGAACGACCGGTGTCCCCAAGCCGGTCGTCCACACACACGAGAACATCATCGAAAGCACTCATCTCGCCTTCTTCAAAAAACAGATCGGCCCCGGTGACCGCACTCTTAAGACCAACACGCCGTCGTTTATCGCGTGGGCGAATACGACGTTTCCGTACGTCAACGCCGGTGCCACGGTGGTGTTCCTCGAGCAGTCGGATCCGGTTGCGATACTCGAGGCGATCGACGCAGAACGGATCACGTCGCTGATTCTGGTTCCGACGATCTGGAAGCGAATCCTCGCTGAAGATCTCGAGCAGTACGACCTCGAGTCGATACGAACGGCCGGCTACTCCGGAGAGCCGCTCGATCCGGGATTGTTCGCACGGATCAAAGCGGAGGTCACACCCAACATCTGTACGATGTACGGGACGACCGAGACGATGTCGTCGTCGATGACGCTCTTCCCCGACGATGTCGACGAGGATACGCTGGACAGCGTCGGGTATCCCGTGCCGGACACCGACGTTCGTATCATCGAACCCGATAGCCGGGATCCCGATCGACAGGTCGACCGCGGTGACACTGGTGAGATCATCGTCCGCGGACCGTCGGTGGCAGAGGAGATCTGGAACGATCCGGAGCGAACGCGGGCGACGTTCCACGAGGATGGCTGGCTCTTTACGGGCGATCTCGGCTACGTCGGCGAGGATCGGCTGCTGTACCTGCGCGGCCGCCACGATAACATGATCATCAGCGGCGGGATCAACATCTACCCCGAGAAAGTAAACGAGGTGCTCGGTTCCTGGGACGAGATCGCGGATTCGGCGGTCATCGGCGTCCCACACGATACCTGGGGCGAAACCGTGACCGCGATCGTCGTTCCCCGAGACGAGTCGGTAACCGAGGAGGACGTAAAGTCCGTCTGTGCGGAGTCGCCAGACCTGGCGGACTACCAGCAGCCGCGACTGGTACGGTTCGTCGACGAGTTGCCCAAGACGGGAACGAGCAAGATCGACTACGCCGCGCTCAGGGAGCGTTTCGCGGAGTGA
- a CDS encoding cysteine hydrolase family protein → MISDPALVLIDVQAQFCDPEYGYIPEAEAETIEERIESANELVGRYRESGRQPIFVRVVHDERATSPVWSDKYGDGPLPCAPGSDGAAFDSALDVREDDAIVTKHRYDAFHETDLEVYLSSNDVSRLLVGGIATEVCVESTVRSAFDRDYRTTVLSDCTASADPVARERSLERIDAKFGEVKPSTEVSLGVD, encoded by the coding sequence ATGATCAGCGATCCGGCGCTCGTACTGATCGACGTACAGGCGCAGTTCTGTGACCCCGAGTACGGCTACATTCCCGAGGCGGAAGCCGAGACGATCGAGGAGCGAATCGAGTCCGCTAACGAGTTAGTGGGGCGGTATCGAGAGAGCGGGCGACAACCGATCTTCGTCAGGGTGGTTCACGACGAGCGGGCGACGTCGCCCGTCTGGTCCGATAAATACGGCGACGGACCGCTTCCGTGTGCGCCGGGAAGCGACGGCGCGGCGTTCGACTCCGCGCTCGACGTCCGCGAGGACGACGCGATCGTCACCAAACACCGCTACGACGCGTTTCACGAAACCGATCTGGAGGTGTACCTCTCGAGCAACGACGTCTCGCGGCTGCTCGTCGGCGGTATCGCGACCGAGGTCTGCGTCGAGTCGACCGTCCGGTCGGCGTTCGATCGCGACTACCGAACGACCGTGCTTTCGGACTGTACTGCGTCTGCGGATCCCGTTGCGCGCGAACGCAGCCTCGAGCGTATCGACGCCAAATTTGGTGAAGTAAAGCCCTCTACAGAAGTCTCCCTTGGAGTCGACTGA
- a CDS encoding amidohydrolase family protein — translation MNGGSDPTIDAYSHVVPSEYKTALESYTGSSYTISDLHDAIPTLTDVERRLTTMDECGVDVDVLVPASPAVETVADHRGAVELARTMNDGIARIVDEYPDRFAGVATVPMNNPEAMVDELERAVTDLGLCGALIYSNVDRRPADEPHLDGAGRPIDGPEFDPFYEMAAALDVPLWLHPARPKTTPEYVGEPTSKYLVWQMFGWPFELSAAMARMVFGGVFDRHPELDVIAHHAGGMIPLLTGRMDVHYDLFETFSGTDLTDHLSSPYSDQFRRFYVDTATFGSVRALEMAIEFFGVDHVLFGTDAPFDTSEGRRCRNRCRKALDAADLSERDRQRISGGNVRTLIGD, via the coding sequence ATGAACGGTGGATCAGATCCGACGATCGATGCCTATTCGCACGTCGTTCCGAGCGAGTACAAAACCGCCCTCGAATCGTACACAGGATCGTCGTATACGATCTCGGACCTTCACGACGCGATTCCGACGCTGACGGACGTCGAGAGACGGCTGACGACCATGGACGAGTGTGGAGTCGACGTCGACGTACTCGTTCCCGCGAGTCCCGCCGTCGAGACGGTCGCGGACCACCGCGGTGCTGTCGAACTGGCTCGAACCATGAACGATGGGATCGCTCGAATCGTCGACGAATACCCCGATCGATTCGCCGGTGTCGCGACGGTTCCGATGAACAACCCTGAGGCGATGGTCGACGAACTCGAGCGTGCAGTTACCGACCTGGGGCTTTGTGGTGCGCTGATCTACTCGAACGTGGACCGCAGACCGGCGGACGAACCACATCTCGACGGAGCGGGTCGCCCGATCGACGGACCGGAGTTTGACCCCTTCTACGAGATGGCTGCGGCGCTCGACGTTCCGCTGTGGCTTCATCCGGCCCGACCGAAGACGACGCCCGAATACGTCGGTGAACCGACCTCGAAGTACCTCGTCTGGCAAATGTTCGGCTGGCCGTTCGAGCTCAGCGCGGCGATGGCCCGGATGGTCTTCGGCGGTGTGTTCGATCGCCACCCAGAACTGGACGTGATAGCCCACCACGCGGGCGGGATGATCCCATTGTTGACGGGGCGGATGGACGTCCACTACGACCTGTTCGAAACGTTTTCCGGGACGGATCTAACGGACCATCTCTCGAGTCCGTACAGCGATCAGTTCCGTCGGTTCTACGTCGATACCGCGACGTTCGGATCCGTCCGTGCACTCGAGATGGCGATCGAATTTTTCGGCGTCGACCACGTTCTGTTCGGAACCGATGCGCCGTTCGATACGTCGGAGGGCCGACGCTGTCGCAATCGATGTCGGAAAGCCCTCGACGCAGCCGACCTGTCCGAACGCGACCGTCAGCGTATCTCTGGAGGGAACGTTCGAACGTTGATCGGTGACTGA
- a CDS encoding TAXI family TRAP transporter solute-binding subunit, with translation MGALSGCLGDEEEGGADNQYTFGAGPSDSMSFAMANQFAHNLESNSDHTVDLTSQPSSQALSLVLGGENEMAWATSFIGQQAADAEGPFADVEMNYTPMQIMSYYYMRIGLVAPVDSDLEYYSDLANEDFAPGPAGASFYPPFEMALQETLSEDDISPRHMDVSELADGLAEERAVAAGGPLKMNAIIPAFMEQTYSQNDCRLLAWDDDAIDGIQSNPMLSGVYESNDEMGDIQEFTSSDETFVVSADFIVFGSEQVSADVVYEMLDTLWNARDELEEGHAAFAPFHDDEFWVENLTTELPVHPGAADFFEEHGIWNDDFEVGEV, from the coding sequence TTGGGAGCTCTATCGGGGTGTCTGGGTGACGAGGAAGAAGGCGGTGCGGACAACCAGTACACCTTCGGAGCTGGGCCGTCGGATTCGATGTCGTTCGCGATGGCCAACCAGTTTGCACACAACCTCGAGAGCAATTCCGACCACACTGTCGATTTGACGTCCCAGCCGAGTTCGCAGGCGCTGTCGCTCGTTCTGGGCGGTGAGAACGAGATGGCCTGGGCGACGTCGTTTATCGGCCAGCAAGCTGCTGATGCCGAAGGACCGTTCGCTGACGTCGAGATGAACTACACGCCGATGCAGATCATGTCCTATTACTACATGCGGATCGGGTTAGTCGCGCCCGTCGATTCCGATCTAGAGTATTACAGCGATCTGGCAAACGAGGACTTCGCCCCCGGACCGGCTGGCGCGTCGTTTTATCCTCCCTTCGAGATGGCTCTTCAAGAAACACTCTCGGAGGACGATATTTCTCCGCGACATATGGACGTCTCCGAGTTAGCTGATGGTCTCGCCGAGGAACGAGCGGTCGCGGCCGGTGGCCCACTGAAAATGAACGCTATTATTCCTGCGTTCATGGAGCAGACGTACTCCCAGAACGACTGTCGGCTCCTCGCGTGGGACGACGATGCCATCGATGGGATTCAGAGTAACCCGATGTTGAGCGGCGTATACGAGTCGAACGACGAGATGGGCGACATCCAGGAATTCACGTCGTCCGACGAGACGTTCGTCGTTTCCGCAGACTTCATCGTCTTCGGTTCGGAACAAGTGTCCGCTGACGTCGTCTACGAGATGCTCGATACGCTGTGGAACGCTCGAGACGAACTGGAGGAGGGACACGCTGCGTTCGCGCCGTTCCACGACGACGAGTTCTGGGTGGAGAACCTGACAACCGAGCTTCCCGTCCATCCTGGAGCTGCTGATTTCTTCGAAGAACACGGAATCTGGAACGACGACTTCGAAGTCGGTGAGGTCTGA
- a CDS encoding TRAP transporter permease: MSSIRSNAERSLRGVILLLAVGLSTWVIVFAYSGEFIPRQQHANIVLGLGLSVYYFNNAQNLIQRESLERRERISLGISLLFGIAILALTAYVHLHYYRWLESGRLLVYTDLDLLIGVGIITIVIDATFRKYGTILGMVILFVIGYGYFGQYFPGVLSHSGLTVEQIIRRQTINMTGIYGFLLQVGATWIAIFIIFAGLVEGHRGFDFILDFGERVAKHSKNAVVQTAVVSSMIMGTMMGSSASNVATTGSFTIPLMKDRGVPPKLAGAIESVASTGGQILPPIMGTAAFIMADIINVPFAEIAVAGLIPAALFYLSVVLSIHFIMVKKDIIGSSGIDFDSPDDESLSSSRELAIMGVQYVVPLGVLVYVLMIQQVSPMAAGISSIGALLITRFVFLAPKREGKQFVTDTIDGLEKGGKNLAPFMAILASLGIVINIITVTGLAQRIATQLIAISGGQLLIFLVLAMIVSLLFGLGMPTPAAYVLVATIIAPELVSLGVPQLSAHLFVFYFALLSAITPPVALAVAIACNISHTDFLATTKQALVIGAVAFIIPYIFVFNNEIIFVSVSETVPTLLLLVVAIWMLTSAIVGHNGLARISSVERVVGVFVFGLLAFQATLLTITLGLGIFLVATVGMQKRDVVL, encoded by the coding sequence ATGAGTTCAATCCGATCGAACGCAGAGCGGAGTTTACGCGGAGTGATACTGCTGTTGGCCGTTGGCTTGTCGACGTGGGTTATCGTCTTCGCCTACAGCGGGGAGTTCATTCCTCGCCAACAACACGCGAACATCGTGTTGGGATTGGGGCTCTCGGTCTACTACTTCAACAACGCTCAGAACCTGATTCAACGCGAGTCGCTCGAGCGACGCGAACGAATCTCGCTCGGAATCTCGCTGCTGTTCGGAATCGCGATCCTGGCGTTGACCGCTTACGTTCACCTCCATTACTACCGCTGGCTCGAATCCGGACGGCTACTCGTCTATACCGATCTCGATCTGCTCATCGGCGTCGGTATCATCACGATCGTCATCGACGCAACGTTCAGAAAGTACGGAACGATCCTCGGAATGGTGATCCTCTTCGTCATCGGCTACGGCTACTTCGGTCAGTATTTCCCCGGCGTTCTCTCTCATTCGGGGTTAACCGTCGAGCAGATCATCCGCCGGCAAACCATCAACATGACGGGGATTTACGGCTTCCTCCTCCAGGTCGGTGCCACCTGGATCGCGATCTTCATCATCTTTGCCGGGCTCGTCGAGGGCCATCGTGGGTTCGATTTCATTCTCGACTTCGGTGAACGAGTCGCGAAACATTCGAAGAACGCGGTCGTCCAGACTGCCGTCGTCTCCAGTATGATAATGGGAACGATGATGGGGAGTTCGGCGTCGAACGTGGCGACGACTGGCTCGTTCACCATCCCGCTCATGAAAGACAGGGGTGTGCCGCCGAAGCTGGCCGGCGCGATCGAGTCCGTCGCGAGTACGGGCGGACAGATCCTCCCACCGATCATGGGGACCGCAGCGTTCATCATGGCGGACATCATCAACGTACCGTTCGCTGAGATCGCCGTCGCGGGATTGATTCCCGCCGCGCTGTTCTACCTGTCGGTGGTCCTGTCGATTCACTTCATCATGGTGAAAAAGGACATCATCGGCTCCAGCGGGATCGACTTCGATTCCCCTGACGACGAGTCGCTGAGTTCGTCTCGAGAGCTCGCAATCATGGGCGTTCAGTACGTCGTCCCGCTGGGAGTTCTCGTCTACGTACTGATGATCCAGCAGGTCAGTCCGATGGCAGCCGGCATCTCGTCTATCGGTGCGCTCTTGATCACCCGGTTCGTCTTTTTGGCACCGAAACGGGAGGGAAAACAGTTCGTTACGGACACGATCGACGGCCTGGAGAAAGGAGGGAAGAACCTGGCACCGTTCATGGCCATCCTCGCGTCGCTCGGAATCGTCATCAACATCATCACGGTCACCGGACTGGCACAGCGGATTGCGACCCAGCTCATCGCGATCTCGGGGGGTCAGCTGTTGATCTTTCTGGTGCTGGCGATGATCGTGAGTCTCCTGTTCGGGCTGGGTATGCCGACGCCCGCCGCCTACGTTCTCGTGGCGACGATCATCGCACCCGAACTCGTCTCGCTGGGTGTGCCACAGCTATCCGCTCACCTCTTCGTGTTCTACTTCGCGCTGCTGTCCGCGATCACGCCGCCGGTCGCCCTCGCCGTTGCGATCGCGTGTAATATCTCGCACACGGATTTCCTCGCGACGACCAAACAGGCGCTCGTAATCGGTGCGGTCGCGTTTATCATCCCGTATATCTTCGTCTTCAACAACGAGATCATCTTCGTGAGCGTCTCGGAAACCGTGCCGACGCTGTTGCTCCTCGTCGTCGCTATCTGGATGCTCACCAGTGCGATCGTCGGACACAACGGACTCGCTCGCATCTCGAGCGTCGAGCGTGTCGTTGGTGTGTTCGTCTTCGGATTGCTGGCGTTTCAGGCGACCCTCCTTACGATCACGCTCGGACTGGGTATCTTCCTCGTCGCGACGGTCGGGATGCAAAAACGAGACGTCGTTCTCTGA
- a CDS encoding aldehyde dehydrogenase family protein, whose protein sequence is MASPAADDTGPFINGEYRSAAETFDIENPSTGETIATVGIADEETVDDAIETAREAQREWAALDASERGRVLRRVGERLTDSVDELAELESLEMGRPIGQSNGIITDGLGYFEYYGGLCDKIQGETIPVDGNRLDYTQKEPLGVSAQIIPWNAAVMLGIRGIVPALAAGNAVVAKPSSEAPLSVLKFAELATEAGIPEGLFNVVPGPGSRTGATLTEDPRIDEITFTGSVTGGTMVGKAAMENVIPVSLELGGKSPSIVFEDADLDAAIEDTLKVFFNSGQVCFATTRVFVHEEIYDEFTSRLAAATESMSIGPGIDGHDIGPVISADALDDIEEYVSTAKADGARVLTGGSVVERNGNYFEPTLIDSVDDDAPISCEEVFGPVITLYEFSDETEVIRRANDTEYGLYAAVWTDTLDRGHRVANGLEAGTVAINEFPATFPQAPFGGYKKSGLGREKGIQAIDHYTQLKNVVVSLGESDGTVFDK, encoded by the coding sequence ATGGCATCGCCAGCAGCCGACGACACAGGACCGTTTATCAACGGCGAGTATCGAAGCGCGGCCGAGACGTTCGACATCGAAAACCCCTCGACCGGCGAGACGATCGCGACCGTCGGGATCGCAGACGAGGAAACCGTCGACGACGCCATCGAAACCGCTCGAGAGGCACAACGCGAGTGGGCGGCACTCGACGCATCCGAACGTGGTCGCGTGCTCCGACGCGTCGGCGAGCGTCTTACCGACTCGGTCGACGAGCTTGCAGAACTCGAGAGCCTGGAGATGGGGCGACCGATCGGACAATCGAACGGAATCATCACGGACGGACTCGGCTACTTCGAGTACTACGGTGGACTCTGTGACAAGATCCAGGGGGAAACGATTCCGGTCGATGGAAATCGATTGGATTACACGCAGAAAGAGCCCCTCGGCGTGAGCGCACAGATCATCCCGTGGAACGCCGCGGTCATGCTGGGAATACGCGGCATCGTCCCCGCACTGGCGGCAGGAAACGCGGTCGTCGCCAAACCGTCCTCGGAAGCGCCGCTCTCCGTGCTCAAATTCGCAGAGCTCGCCACGGAGGCGGGGATACCGGAGGGGTTGTTCAACGTCGTTCCCGGTCCGGGATCGCGGACCGGAGCCACCCTGACCGAGGATCCCCGGATCGACGAGATCACGTTTACCGGATCGGTCACGGGCGGAACCATGGTCGGAAAAGCGGCGATGGAGAACGTCATACCCGTTTCGCTCGAGCTGGGCGGCAAGAGCCCGAGTATCGTCTTCGAAGACGCTGATCTCGACGCCGCGATCGAGGACACGCTGAAGGTGTTTTTCAACAGCGGGCAGGTCTGTTTCGCCACGACGCGCGTCTTCGTTCACGAGGAAATCTACGACGAGTTCACGTCCCGGCTCGCGGCGGCGACGGAGTCGATGTCGATCGGTCCCGGAATCGACGGCCACGACATCGGTCCGGTGATCTCGGCCGACGCGCTAGACGACATCGAGGAGTACGTCTCGACGGCGAAAGCGGACGGTGCGCGGGTGTTGACCGGCGGTAGCGTCGTCGAACGGAACGGGAATTACTTCGAGCCGACGCTCATCGATTCGGTCGACGACGATGCGCCCATCTCGTGTGAAGAGGTGTTCGGACCGGTCATCACGCTGTACGAATTTTCGGACGAAACCGAGGTCATTCGACGCGCGAACGACACCGAGTACGGTCTCTACGCGGCGGTGTGGACCGACACGCTCGATCGCGGCCATCGGGTCGCAAACGGTCTCGAAGCCGGAACCGTCGCGATCAACGAGTTCCCCGCGACGTTCCCGCAGGCACCGTTCGGGGGATACAAAAAGAGCGGGCTCGGCAGGGAAAAGGGGATCCAGGCGATCGATCACTACACGCAACTCAAAAACGTCGTCGTCTCCCTCGGGGAATCGGACGGGACGGTCTTCGACAAGTAA
- a CDS encoding amidohydrolase family protein — MASFTVTDADAHYLEDLSRLSEYLEDDNPWKGRFGGDSKDNREDIGSVPVNIFPASTGSRNLYGRIQRDEVSYPGEEMSGEDVPRIMAHLGLDNCVLLSQKMLTFARLKADDERANVLAKTYTEYMLDEIVDPDEGVYTMIPVPWQDPEYAVELLDEYGDEKGICGACMITGGAEPPMGNRKYDPIYEIAEKKDLAINFHTGGGGLDEFHQKGYEKFIETHTLGFLYNNASQIVSVVVQGVPEKFPDLKIAFQESGLFYVPTVMHRLDAEYLKRQSEAPLLEKRPSEYMQEFYYGIQPMELPEKEEYLEQIIEMIGGPDRLMYASDYPHWDYDRPSVITERPFLDDDEKRRILSGTAEEVFGI, encoded by the coding sequence ATGGCATCGTTTACCGTTACGGATGCGGATGCACACTATCTAGAAGACTTGAGTCGATTATCGGAGTATCTCGAGGACGACAATCCCTGGAAAGGACGGTTCGGGGGGGACTCGAAGGACAACCGAGAGGACATCGGTAGCGTCCCGGTCAACATCTTCCCCGCGAGTACCGGATCTAGAAACCTGTACGGACGGATTCAGCGCGACGAGGTCTCTTATCCCGGCGAGGAGATGTCGGGCGAGGACGTGCCGCGGATCATGGCCCACCTCGGCCTCGACAACTGCGTGCTCCTCTCACAGAAGATGCTGACGTTCGCCCGGCTTAAGGCGGACGACGAGCGGGCGAACGTCCTCGCAAAGACGTACACGGAGTACATGCTCGACGAGATCGTCGACCCCGACGAGGGCGTCTACACGATGATTCCGGTCCCGTGGCAGGATCCCGAGTACGCCGTTGAACTCCTCGACGAGTACGGCGACGAGAAGGGAATCTGCGGTGCGTGTATGATCACGGGCGGCGCAGAACCGCCGATGGGCAATCGCAAGTACGATCCAATTTACGAGATCGCAGAAAAGAAAGATCTCGCCATCAACTTCCACACCGGCGGCGGTGGCCTCGACGAGTTCCACCAGAAGGGCTACGAGAAGTTCATCGAAACCCACACGCTGGGCTTCCTCTACAACAACGCCTCACAGATCGTCAGCGTCGTCGTCCAGGGCGTTCCCGAGAAGTTCCCCGACCTGAAGATCGCGTTCCAGGAGTCGGGGCTGTTCTACGTTCCGACCGTCATGCATCGTCTCGATGCCGAGTACCTCAAACGACAGTCCGAGGCTCCGCTGCTCGAGAAGCGCCCGAGCGAGTACATGCAGGAGTTCTACTACGGAATCCAGCCGATGGAGCTTCCCGAAAAAGAGGAGTACCTAGAGCAGATCATCGAGATGATCGGCGGCCCGGACCGACTGATGTACGCGTCTGACTACCCACACTGGGACTACGACCGTCCCTCCGTGATCACGGAGCGCCCGTTCCTCGACGACGACGAGAAACGGCGCATTCTCTCGGGTACCGCCGAGGAGGTGTTCGGAATATGA